TAATGCTTctcttttactttttatatatatatttaattatttttatatattttttttatttaaggtatattaaattttatcaaattccttaattttagataattaaaaaaaattataaataaaattatgaaacTATAAAATgttgtatttttaattttattttcacaGTATTATACTAggtataaaataatttcatgaattataatgaaaatttttattaattaaaaattttaatatttatataatacttattttataaatccataaaagataaaagttagaaaaataaatataatagaatGATGTTTTATAGTAGAAAAATTAATCTATTTTAAATTGAATTgctattaaaaaatagatatttCCATTAattctaaaatatataacatttatTGGCTTGTTTATCTATCGTAATTAAGTTAcctttacatatattttagtattttatttaaataacacAACGGAGATATAAAGTATGTGCAGATATATATCTATACATGGAAGGGggagattttttttttttaatataaaaaataaaatatttaaaaaataaaattcatctttttgtattataaaagagaatatgttttttctaattaaaaatattaaagctCTGAAGTTATTCTAAGGAAAAAGAGCtttaaaatgataaataatttttaaaaaatgtttaaaatatcaaatgatttatattttatactaCGATAGTATTTTAATTACATAAAGttacataattttatttttaaatatttaataaaaaaaatctaaatttaaaaataatgcattgtaatataaacaaatatCTATTAATGTACCCTTAAAAACTTTTGATTAAATTTATCCAAATTAtgattattcatttttttcttataaaaaaataatgaaaatctTTCAATTTATCatgatttaaaaaactttaattttttttttttttcatttatgtaTGAttgaattaataatataaaagtgaacttaaaaaaaaaagaaaataattaataaaaaatataccaAAAATTTTTGGggtaaaataattttacatGTAATGGGAttagtaaatatttttttttgttatatttatagtacatattatttctaaaatattattattatcaaaaaaatttactcatctttaatttcctttttttttttagtttttcttttttcttttttctttttccgtCTTTTATGAATCTTTTCTTATTTATcgtttttcatttttctttttctattttttctttttgtttatttttcttttcatttattttttttttgtattccttttttcgcttctttatatttcattttccaCCCTttcattttactttttttttttttttttattctttctctatttttttgttttagttatgctttttctctttctttttttatattaaaattttttttttatttacatctTTTTAAGctgataaataataaattaagtatttctcttttttatttttttaaacatgGAATAAATAACTCGTAAGTgcattttaaattataaactttcttaaaaaaatgagATGATAACTATATGgagaattttatatatatatatataatatatatatattttttttttttttataaaaagattattaatattaaaaaataaaatatgcaAATATACGCATAAAAGTGACTCTGTAATAGAAAAATAGTTCATACACATAAACTGAATTTATAcagataaaatataaaaaaaataattttttagtttaaTGATATATGAGAGAGAAccctattttatttaattatatatatatatatatatatatgtttatttatTAGTTTAAAACTATAGtaatttcctttttaaagagttacaaataaaattttaattacaaaaaaaagattattaaAGAATATGTCATTAATATATTCATGTGATAACAAAGAAAATGACTCAattgaaatagaaaaaaaatatgaaaagttTATGAAAGAgtgtaatataaaaaaattggtCAATGCAAAAGattttttgaaaaacattcaagtttttttttttgattgtGATGGTGTTTTATGGCACGGGGATGTATTAATGAAAGGAGCAATTGAAGTAattcataatttattaagAGAAGGAAAAAGAGTAtattttataacaaataactcAACAAAATCAAGggaaaattttttagaaaagTTTCGTAAACTAggttttacttttattaaaagagaaaatatcCTTTGTACATCGTATGCAATCTcgaaatattttcataataaagaagaatatgcttctaaaaaaaaaaaaatttatgtaattGGGGAAAAAGGAATATGTGATGAGTTAGATTCTCTTAACCTTGAGTGGGTAGGCGGCTATCATGATAATGACAAAAAGGTTATTATAAGAGAtgattttgaaataaaagtTGATGAAAACATTGGAGCAGTTGTAGTTGGAATggattttaatattaattattacaaAATTCAATATGCACAGTTGTGTATAAATGAATTGGATGCTGAATTTATTGCATCTAATAGAGATTCTACAGGAAATTTTACTTCTAAACAAAAATGGGCAGGAACAGGTTCTATTGTTTCATGTATTGAAACCGTAGCTCTTAAAAAGCCGAAAGTTTTAGGTAAACCTAACATATATATGATTgaagatatattaaaagatttGAAAGTTGATAAATCAAAAGTTGTTATGATAGGAGATAGATTAGATACAGATATTATCTTTGCAAAAAATTGCaaaattaattctatttTAGTATTTACAGGAGTAACTGacgaaaatatatatctaaaTCATAATCATTTAAACATTAAACCAGATTACTTTATGAAATCTATATCAgaacttttataaatatatttatatatctaATCATTgatatcttttaaaaaatatttatattttattaattattaaatatatgcatgataattcttatattaaggtgtttgtttaatttatatttaaaggaTATGTATAacttttatatcatttaaaaaaaataacataaaataaataataataaaaaatatagactACATATAATATTCATAAGAACATATAGTtcgtttatttttttttttttaaatatctaagaattttattttttcatttgacTAAATATTATCAAAAGAATGTGTAAAAAAATTGCAAGTTAATTTTAAtcaagtttttttttttttttcctgcTTATTAActcatatttttatcatttcatATCATTTTGACTGCTAATtagtttttttaatgtatcaTTTAATTCTTCAAATTTTTTCGTTAATTTTTGATTTTCTTGGcgaagaaataaattttctcTCTTTAAATCTTCTAAAGACACGTCTgtcaaattaaataagatTTTAAAGGTAAAACTAATCAAATATTATAACAtcattataaagaaaaaacaaagtgataaaataatatgaaatataaaatgaaatgaagaaaatagaaattaaaataatatatatgtttaatttattgaggaaaaaaatgaaaagcaAAATTATcctaaatttaaataaagatatttgCCATAAagcaaaaatatatgaaaaaaaaaaaaaaaattaattaaatatatataataaaaaatatatatatgcaaatataaacaaaattaatttcaaataaaaaaaaagaaattattggAGATGTACCAGTTGTATTGAATAAATTttcacatatatatttaatagcGTCATCAggtttttcttcttcttcaaataattttaagaGAGCTCTGCTTATATGATTTATTACGTCATGTTTTTCTAAGTAACTAATAAATTCATCTTTTAAATTGCTTATATTTTCACTATCACTCATTTCCACTTTCTATtttagtttatttttatgaaatatattttttcctcTATATTGAGATTAGAGTTTACTATTAATGATACTTTATGGATTCCTAATTAATTACATTTCTATATctagaaaatttattttattgttttttcttttcttctctattttattataaaaaatatttattccaTAAATTTTActtaagataaaaaaaaaaataatatataaaaattttaaaaatttatttaaataaataaataaaaaaatatatagacaatttatttttgtaaaaaaaaatatttaacaaaCTATAATCTTTAAATTAGACATGATATATTCttctatattaataaaaaaaaaaaaaaaatactaattgaaagaaatattttagaaaataatgacaaatttatataaaatttatttaattcttttaaattctttGAAAGTTTCATTTGCtgctttattttatttatttataaaataaaatagctaaatcaagaaaaaaaaaaaaaaaaaaatgttggaattttatgaaatataataataaaagtgtaactaatattttgaattcattttttattatttaaaggaatatatataatgtgtagcaattttttgtaaatggaaaaaaaatataaaaaatttggatatttttataataaaaaatgttttagtgaattatttgatttataattttcataaattttaactattttaaaaatttattaaacttatttaattttattttatttcttatatatagtaatatttttattaacagGATGCCAGCAAGAACCTAATATTTCatctttattttgtttttctctagatttatttctataatatgaatttttagattttttaattcttgaTGATCTTCTTATTACTACATCTGACAATATTGTTAGAATCCTCTTGATATCTTCCTCTGttattttaatatgttttttGTTCATATAAAAGCAAGCTGTGACATTACTGATAATTAGATTATCTAATTTTAACGATTTTAttaatgtttttaaattcttaTCTGTTAAACTtccttttaaataatgaaatgtAACTAATATCCATTCTTTAATTGGATACATTCTTATAACGCTTAAATCAATTGTTtcaagaattaaaaaagcTTCTATAAAATCAGTTGTTTTCATTTCAtaagtattttttaattttaatgtaAAATTAAGTAAGTTATCAAAATTCTCCATATCTTCTGTCTTTTGAATATGTTGCATTAAAAAATTGGCGAATCCTGATGCACACCTATTTTCATCTAttgtattatatttttgacataacatttttaatttatctctataatttaaaaatgtttGTTCTTTAATTACTTTTAATTCCATTGGTTGAGttttagatatttttttttttttttgaagtatttcttcttttttaatagttctattattaatatttttgcaCTGTTTTTTagctttttttttggaaatgGAACATTCATCATCTTCAAATTTGGGATTCCATTTTTTACTTCTCTCATTTCTTACCCTAGTACTTTTTAAGTGTTCACGCATTAAGttcatatcttttttttgttcttttttaaCAGAAATATTTGAATTCcttttctcattttttaaatatatatcattattattcttGTCATTTTcatatgtaaaataatttttctcaTATTTTTCTCCCTTAAccactttttctttttcaaaagtacttttttcaaaagaatcgtcttttttgttttcggtataataatttttgctCTTCACTTCTTTATTGTTTACACTGTTTTCAGCACAATTTGATTTTTCATCAGATTTTTTATCGTCAttcaaatttattttcaaacagttgtttatatttttattttcttgcttttttttattactttcatttttaattgtcTTCATAGATATGTTCTTATCTTGGTTatattcttctattttttctatatcttCATCACATTTGTTagaattttttaagttataCTCATTTTTGGAATTTTGCAAATATGCATATActatttctttaatttcattgttttttttacattcatctatttcttttttttttaaatctctTTGATATTCCTCTTtccttaatatatttaattcattttctttttcttcttctgtCTTATTTGtaaatacatttttactATACTTTACCGCACCATGTTCATAATTTGTTGTTTCACTGTAATTTAATGAAGCTACAGGTAAATTAATGTCATATTTTTTGAAGTGTAATTCTCTCTTTTCCTGAGTTGTAATGTTATTTAACGGTGatactttttcttttgtattatttttcgaatttatttcattaaaaaaacttTTCTTTTCTAATGATTCATCAATGTTTTCATCcgttaaaaaataaaaatcattgTTTTCTTTGTTTTTCATGTATTCCTTTTCTTGAAGTTCGTATTTATTTCTTGAcatatttttgaatttttcaTATGAATTGCAGTTAGAATtgtataatgaaatataatcatttatagaattcattttattacaaataatgttatttgaatttttgaacttttcattacttttcattttttttatatcaaaatTGGGTAAATAATTGTCGTTTTTATAATCggatatacatatattttcttcaacatttttatttatgtattcATTGCCATTATCAGAATGAAGAATCAAATTATTCTTAATATTCGAattattatgaatatattttttttttatatcgcataataaattttttttaaagtcagataaattatgaattaattgttcattaaaaattatgtttttgaatttctcttttttccCAAGTTCAAAAGAAGAGTTACTATCATTGTGCTTACCGGtacatttattttcatctatataaagcatattattatttttatcgttttccttttttgctatttcaaaataattttctacTGAAATATCATTTTGTTCATTAATAAAATCGTTCAAAGGTGGTAAAGaggtttttctttttgatttTAGTAAATCCTTTTCATTATAGTTATACATTAACTTGTGTTGTTGTactttatttgttttatcgAAGTTAATAAAATTGCTATGCATATgagaataaatatttaaatctttaattttaaatgtattATAACAACTATTGGTGTTACtattactataaaaaaaatttctactATTGttgctattattattattggaATTATCAATATCCTTATATAGATATACCGTATCTTTCAAACTTGTGTTTCCATTATTTGTTTTGTTACTGCAATTATTCAAAGAGTAAATATAGTCTAATTCAGGATTGTCTTTAGAACATGTATTGGAGGTAGAACTTATATTAGAATTTTTAATACTGTATTTTAAAGGATCACtgttatttgtattatttttattttgataagTTATGAAATTATCTACATTTTCTTGTTTATTGATTACACTAATATAGGCTTTACTTGCATCTAATAAAGGTTtatctttgtaatttttaatgGTTATATTTTCGTCATATTTTGTTAATGTACTTATGTcatcaaaataatttaaattatttgtagaAAACaaattatcaatattttcatatCCTTTAAAGttcatttcattattttttttttcacaatTTTCAAATTCCTTggtataatttttattttcttttggtGAGTTATAGTAATTTTTACCTTGATATTTTTCCGAATTTATTTTCTGAAAAAATTCGTTTTGGTAATGATTGATTTTTTCATTACATTTATTCGTTAAATTTGTTTCATCCTTAATATGTAGATTATCCTTTAAAGTatcattataaaatttttctttatgtttacttaaataaagttttttttcaatatctTTATTGGTGTTGCAGAATTCATCTTTTTCTATAGCATCAAAGTTAGTATTATATTCTATTACATTACTGcaactattattattattattattattattattattattactattactaATTATATGATTATTAAGCTTATTGATACatgtattattatcattGGTTAAAATACAtgaatttttcttatttatatttaaagtaTTTCCAATGTCTGCATTCTTTTCAAAAGACAAATTAACTAcattttcatctttattattttcatatgaatataatttattgcataaatattttttattaatatcattagCAACACTgaagtatttttttctttcttcttcattaaaagaaatataagcataatttttatctaaGAATAagttactatttttattttcatttttgtcgtaatttatttgaaaattatttgaaatatttgtatttaaggatatatcattaaattctttaaatttcaTATCATTTGGTGATAATCCGTAGTGATTCATCttacataaaattattttattagagTCATTTTCTccattaattaaattttttttatcacaaattaatttttcattgtCTATTTTGTTGTAAGTATTTTCTGAAAACGAATTATCTtctgaatttttattattctttaaagATCTATTTTcacataaaatattatttctattttttaatttattttttaatggaATTGCGTCATTTTCAATTATCCCATTTTTAAATAGAGACtgttcattatttattatttcattttcatttatctttttatttaatgaatcttttatataaatttcatCTTTGCattctttttctatatttctttttttatagttaGAACAATCgtttgtatttatttttaattttgaaatatttcttttatttttattttcaaaatttttattttcattttttaataacttaTTATTATAACAGTAAGCATAAATGAAGCAACATAAACCGCAGGTTAATGATGCTAGTATACCTTGAACGGTGAACAAAAATACTGAAGTATGATTATTAgtcatttattaaaaaaaaataaaaagacaaaaaaaaaaaaaaaaaattaaaaaacaactatataaaataatttcctATATTCTTCTAAccaaaaaattatgaagatattataaaaatatagtatatataataataatttgtaaaaaaaattctttttttttaaatgatattacccattttaaatgaaattatttaataaacatagaaataatttaatttaaaaaaattacttaataaaataaaagaatataattgTAAACTAGAATTAGTgtagaataataaaaaaaaaaaaaaaacaaacacACACAAAAATAAGTACGGgagaatataaaatatatttaggaCAATTTGAcatattaatagaaaaagaaaaaaaattaattcataagaatattaaaacaaattgacaatatttaataaaaatatgaaatattatgcatatatattaataaaaaattaataaataaaatcaatATAGTGAAAGGATAATGATACtaattcaaaataatttttacatgTTTTTACTTATTGTTTCATCttcctttttatattatttttttcctatttattcatttaatattatcaAGTTCTAATCATTTTCGTCTTTTTCTCTTTAAGTATATACAATTGTGATTTTTAATTACGCGtaattttacttatatagtgcatatttattcttattttatattataaatacattaattttaatattttattttataaatatattaagtgAAATGTACATACATTATTGTTTTCTAagtttattcatttttttcaactttaaaaaaatgtcaagtaaaaataatgaatgcaattaaaagaaaacactcaaatataataatattttatatcataATGGATTTTTAAgacaaattattatatacacatatatttatgttataaaatagaataaatatttttttttatgaaatatttattttctagaacattttttcttataatattaaaaattatattatattttgaattggtaataaaaaacaaaaaaaataataataataatattacaacattatgaattaattattataaaattatttataagaaattgcttcattataatttttcttaaaatttattattttataaaaataataaaaatttagtcATTctaaatacaaaataaaaaaatgatttattttttagta
The sequence above is drawn from the Plasmodium relictum strain SGS1 genome assembly, chromosome: 14 genome and encodes:
- the MYCBP gene encoding C-Myc-binding protein, putative, whose protein sequence is MSDSENISNLKDEFISYLEKHDVINHISRALLKLFEEEEKPDDAIKYICENLFNTTDVSLEDLKRENLFLRQENQKLTKKFEELNDTLKKLISSQNDMK
- the PNPase gene encoding 4-nitrophenylphosphatase, putative, whose product is MSLIYSCDNKENDSIEIEKKYEKFMKECNIKKLVNAKDFLKNIQVFFFDCDGVLWHGDVLMKGAIEVIHNLLREGKRVYFITNNSTKSRENFLEKFRKLGFTFIKRENILCTSYAISKYFHNKEEYASKKKKIYVIGEKGICDELDSLNLEWVGGYHDNDKKVIIRDDFEIKVDENIGAVVVGMDFNINYYKIQYAQLCINELDAEFIASNRDSTGNFTSKQKWAGTGSIVSCIETVALKKPKVLGKPNIYMIEDILKDLKVDKSKVVMIGDRLDTDIIFAKNCKINSILVFTGVTDENIYLNHNHLNIKPDYFMKSISELL